A single Triticum dicoccoides isolate Atlit2015 ecotype Zavitan chromosome 2A, WEW_v2.0, whole genome shotgun sequence DNA region contains:
- the LOC119355059 gene encoding uncharacterized protein LOC119355059 has translation MKDLVSCFSEHAVRISDVACSGSAAANAAAAATTGTADGGGRAAGISAVTTVYRSRLSASGKDLLVDVTWARSPDGPALSVAVHDAGAPRHRAAAAAAPRHLHRRKGSGTFTAGSCVVGVFWDYAAARYGAGPEPVSGFYVAVVADAEFVLLLGDMSRGYVERLHGGIPVAESRMARRRERFVGCGCWHTRARFLESGAEHEIGVGLEGDTEAWVTVDGRKVVQLRRLRWNFRGSHTLILDGGAPVDMTWDLHGWLFHAIDPSASSSSAVFTFHARGASETRLWMDDDDGAASSSGESDKEHDKPLAPAPARGQRQKQGPSGQGFCLLIQGFRRSSKTT, from the coding sequence ATGAAGGACCTGGTGTCGTGCTTCAGCGAGCACGCCGTCAGGATCTCCgacgtcgcctgctccggctccgCCGCCGCCAATGCGGCCGCGGCGGCCACGACGGGGACGGCCGACGGCGGGGGCAGGGCGGCGGGGATCAGCGCGGTCACCACCGTGTACCGCTCGCGCCTCTCGGCGTCCGGCAAGGACCTGCTCGTCGACGTCACGTGGGCGCGCTCGCCGGACGGCCCCGCGCTCTCCGTCGCCGTCCACGACGCCGGCGCCCCGCGGcaccgggccgccgccgccgccgccccgcgccacctgcACAGGCGGAAGGGGAGCGGCACCTTCACCGCGGGCAGCTGCGTGGTGGGCGTCTTTTGGGACTACGCGGCGGCGCGGTACGGCGCGGGGCCCGAGCCCGTCTCCGGGTtctacgtcgccgtggtcgccgacgCCGAGTTCGTGCTCCTGCTCGGCGACATGAGCCGGGGCTACGTGGAGCGGCTGCACGGCGGGATACCGGTGGCCGAGTCGCGGATGGCGCGGCGGCGGGAGCGGTTCGTCGGGTGCGGGTGCTGGCACACCAGGGCGCGCTTCCTGGAGTCCGGCGCGGAGCACGAGATCGGCGTCGGGCTGGAGGGCGACACGGAGGCGTGGGTCACCGTGGACGGCCGGAAGGTGGTGCAGCTGCGGCGGCTGCGGTGGAACTTCCGCGGCAGCCACACCCTCATCCTGGACGGCGGCGCGCCGGTGGACATGACGTGGGACCTCCACGGCTGGCTCTTCCACGCGATCGACCCCTCCGCCTCCTCGTCCAGCGCCGTCTTCACGTTCCACGCGCGCGGCGCGTCGGAGACGAGGCTGTGGATGGACGACGACGacggcgccgccagcagcagcggcgAAAGCGACAAGGAGCACGACAAGCCtctggcgccggcgccggcgcgcggcCAGCGACAGAAGCAGGGGCCGTCAGGGCAGGGGTTCTGCCTGCTCATCCAGGGCTTCAGGAGATCCTCCAAGACCACCTGA